The genomic segment CTACAGCCATAAAACTCTGAACATGGGGCAGCAAACATAAACTCGTGCTGTCCTCTCCAAACTCCATTGTGAAAATCAAACACTTGTCAGCCCCTCAAGAGCCTGTGGCTTTTTCAGAAGCAGTTCCTGTTCCACAGAGAGGCCTCTGGAGCTGGGGGTGAGCTGAGGTAGGGGCCAAGTAAAaactaaagtttgagaagctgCAGTACCCTGACCCCTGCCAGGGACTACGTGTAGGAACACAGTGCCTATCTCGGACGGCAGTCAGCATGCAGAAGGAGGTGAGGCTCACATAGCTCAGAGCCAGAGTCACTTAGCAAGGTGGTACTGGTACTGGAGTCAGAACTTAAACTCAGAGCCCCAACACACCTCTGCAGCATGGGGGTTGAACGCAGCTGTGAAAACTGGGACTGTTGCTGTTCTTACCATGAAGGAACACTCTGCTATCTTGCTGGATGGGTGTCACATGAACACATCTGTCATTCTCCCTGCTCACAGGTGCTGTGGGGCAGAGGTCCGTGGCTGGGCAGAGCTTGCTGACTACTCTGGATCCTTGCTGGGAGCTGTCCCAGGAACTATGCCATTTGGCTGGATTCTGCCTATCCAGGGACAGTGATGCAGGCCTGTGAGGGTCTTTCTCCCACTCAGATCTCTCACTATGGCCAGAGGAGAGGGATctaggaggagaaggggagggttGGTTGAAATAGGCCCCAGGGTGGGCACAGCCAGCCCAAAGGCTTCTTGCGATTCGAGGCAGGGTGGAGAGTCTGGGCGTAGGAGCTCAATTCAGTATCTCCCAGGCCCCGCCCTGGCCACTTCAGGCCAGGAAGTCCAAGCTGTGCCCGGAGGCCCCTCAGAGGGAGTGGGCAGTCTCATTGGCCAGACTACCCAGGGAGGGTTGGAGAGTGCTCAAGGAGGCAGGCGGATGCGCTGCCAATTCTTGGAAGGGCTCACTGATGAAAAACCCCTGAGCCTGACCACCTGGAGGAAAGGCTCACCGTTCCCATGTGTGATAAGGGCCAGGAGATTCCACAGGTCAGGTAGTTCCCCCGCCTCCCTGGCGTTTTGTGGTCACCATTAATCATTTCCTCTAACTGTGTATATAAGAGCTCTTTTGCCAGTGAGCCCAGTGCTCAGAGAGAAAGGCTAAAGTCCTCAGGAGGATGTGGCTGCAGAACCTGCTTTTCCTGGGCACTGTGGTCTGCAGCATCTCTGCACCCACCAGCTTACCCAGACCTGTCACTCGACCCTCTCGGCACGTGGATGCCATCCAAGAGGCCCTGAGCCTTCTGAACAAAAGTAGTGATGAGACTGCTGTGATGGTGAGTGAGGGAGTGCAGGCTGTCCCTGGGCCACCTTGCTGGCCTGGACTGGCCCTGCCTGTCAGCttaataaaatggtatttttcttttctacagaATGAATCAGTAAAAGTCGTCTCTGGAATGTTTGACCGCCAGGTAAGATGTTTCTCTCCAACACACCTTCCCCTCTACCTTGGGGGTGGCTCCATTTCAGAGGGACTTTCACAGGGTTGTCAGTCCACTTTCTCTCCAGTCAGCTGGCTGCCAGGAGGGGCTCTCAGGAGGCCACCGGCCTTGCTCCTGTGGCATTCACGTGAATTCCATTAGCTGAGCAGCCACGGACAGACCTAGCATTCAAGGGGCTAGGGGTCACCAGGGGACAGGTGGGTAGGCGGGAGTTACTGCAGGACACAGGGGCTGTGGGCTTGGGACACTCATGAGACTAAGCCCTGTGGAGAGAGCATGCTGGCAACAGAGGAGCACAGAGAGATTTCAGGAACAAGCCATGTTCACATAGCAGGATACCCCACCCTGCTACCTTCTCCCTGAATGGTGGGGGTTAGTGACCTCCTTTCCTGGGGCCTGGGACCCTCTCAAGATGCCAGGGAAAGTGGCTGTGCTGGCTGGGGGTGGCCTAAGCTGAATGGTGCAGATTCATGTTGGCACAGACAGAGCAGTGTGTATGACTGAACCCGGCATCATCCTGTGCCCCTCCCAAGTCCTTCTCTTGGGGGACAGGGCTGAGAACTGGAAAGAGTGACGGGGAGGGTGTCATGTGCCCACCAGAGGGCACTTGTCCACTACTTACCAGGAAATGGACATTTCCCACAGGAGCCGACATGCCTGCAGACGCGCCTACAGCTGTACAGTGAAGGCCTACGGGGCAGCCTCATCAGCCTCAAGCAACCCTTAAACCTGATGGCCGACCACTACAAGGAGCACTGCCTCGAAACCCCGGTGAGTGCCCACGTCAGGGTCCCAAGCTGGAAGGTCTTGGTCTAGGGCGGTGGAGTGGATAAGGAGGGACCTTTGGCTGTAACTATTCAGGACCCCAAAGGGGTTCTGTTTAACAGATTTGCCCCTCTAGAGATTGAGCAGCCCTGCCCATTTTCATCTCTAGGAGTTAAAGCCATGGAGCTCTAGGGGCCTATACACTCCCCCGAGGGAGCTGCTTCTGTCCTTATTATCATCAGTGAGGTCAGAGGTGAGGTAAACCCAAGGAAACTCAGGTCCTGCCTAGGGCATATTCCAGAACCCAAACACCACCTCCATGGCCCCTTGTGAGGTGCCTAATTGTATGGGAGCAAGGAGGGGGTCATACTAAGATTGGACTCCTGCCCCTTCTGGGTTGAAACACAAAGAGACACCGGCCCAACTGCCCAGCCCAGTAGACCAGCTTCGGGCTGGCGTGTTGTCAGGCTCTTGGCTGTGGCTGCCACTGCCAAAGTTGTGCATCCTTTGGGTGACACATGGTGGCAAGCTTGTCATCTGACCCAGGTCAGCAGGCAGGCTCCAAATGGGCCTTTTGGCCTCTGAGTTTCAGAAGACAGTGCAGAAACACACTGGTGCTTCCCACACATTACCCATTCACACCTGaacttaaaagttttgttttattttgttctgtttttaaggaaactcccTGTGCAACCCAGACTATCACCTTCAGGAATTTCAAAGAAAACCTGAAGGAATTTCTGTTCAACATCCCCTTTGACTGCTGGCAGCCAGAAACAACAGAGGCCGGTCCAAACAGGAGCCAGCCCTGAGAGTGTAGTTCCCGAACCACTGCACTCCTACCCACGGACTGCTGAAACTCAGGATCTTCATCTTCGAGGGACCACAGGGCGGgccagggccggggtgggggacaCGGACTTGCTCTGGGCCATGCTGCCCTTGTTACCAGCTTCGTATATGGGGAATGGGGAACATTGTACATTGGCAGGGatcagtaatatttatttatatatttatgtattttaatatttatttatttatttatttaagagcataTTCTCTATTTATTCAAGATGTTTTGccataataatacattattaaaagCCCATTCTTATTTGTGCAGTTTCATTTGTTCTTGACCATGAGCAAATGCTAATGGTGTGCT from the Mustela nigripes isolate SB6536 chromosome 12, MUSNIG.SB6536, whole genome shotgun sequence genome contains:
- the CSF2 gene encoding granulocyte-macrophage colony-stimulating factor is translated as MWLQNLLFLGTVVCSISAPTSLPRPVTRPSRHVDAIQEALSLLNKSSDETAVMNESVKVVSGMFDRQEPTCLQTRLQLYSEGLRGSLISLKQPLNLMADHYKEHCLETPETPCATQTITFRNFKENLKEFLFNIPFDCWQPETTEAGPNRSQP